The region CCGTTTTTTATATTCAGTATTACTGTATTTACTGTTACCTGTATTGATTTTATATCTGGCATTTAGGGCTGCCAAAAGTCCAGGTTATCGGGCTCGATGGGGTGAGCGATTTGGGTTAACTAAGCTTAAGCCGAGTGAGATATTGATCCACTGCGTTTCTATGGGTGAGACCTTAGCGGCGATCCCTTTAATTAAACATATATTACAAGCCTATCCAAGCGTGTCGATAACGGTCACCACGACTAGTCCAACGGGTTCAGCAGAGGTCATTAAAGCCTTTGGTGATAGTGTGCAACATTGCTATTTACCATTTGATTTACCTATTTGTGTTAATCGTTTTATTAAACAGCTTGCTCCTAAGTGCTGTATTATTATGGAAACAGAGCTCTGGCCTAACTTTGTTCATCAAGCCACCAAGTCTGGTGTAAAGTTGATGTTAGCGAATGCAAGATTATCATCGCAGTCAGCATTGCAATATCAAAAGCGTATTAATCTAAGTCGACCTATGTTACAGAGCTTAGATATGATTGCTGCTCAGTCAGATCAAGCGGCAGAGCGTTTTATGGACTTAGGGGTTAGCCCGGACAGGATTGAAGTATGTGGCAGTGTAAAATTTGATCTCACTATTCCTGCGGGGCAAATGGCTCAAGCAAAACAATTACGTCAGCAGTGGCGGGATAAGAGCGTGCCAGTGTGGATTGCCGGTAGTGTTCATCTTGGTGAATTTGAGGCGATATTGTTGGCGCATAAGCGTCTATTAATTAGTAAGCCAGATGCCTTGTTAGTCATAGTTCCACGTCATCCTGAGCAATTTAACCTCGCTGCTGAGAAAATTATTGCATCAGGTTTGAGTCTGGCGCGCCGTAGTCAGCAAGATGAAGTGAATGCAAGCATCCAAGTGTTGCTTGGCGACACCATGGGGGAATTGTTGACTTTTTACGGTGCAGCCGATCAAGCTTTTGTTGGTGGTACCTTAATCGATAATGGTGGTCACAATCCACTAGAGCCTGCGGCATTTGGTGTACCGGTATATGTTGGCCCAAAGCATTGGGATTTTGCTGAGATAACGGGATTGCTTAATGAAGCGGGTGCCTTGACTATGATCTCATCTGCCGAAGAGTTAGCCGATGAGTTAATGGCTAAGTTTAATGATCCTTTAGCTTATCAAGCTGCAAGCCAGTCATGCTTACGAGTTGTTGATGCAAATAAAGGGGCGCTTAAGCAACAGTTTGAGCTTGCTTGTCAATTGATTGATGCAGTGTAGGGATGTGTTGGTTACCTTGGAATATGCTTTCACTACTTGACGGCATATGTTAGCTAATAATATTAAGGAAAGTTATGGTCACAGGGGAGTGTAATTGTGGAGAGGTGGCT is a window of Shewanella sp. VB17 DNA encoding:
- the waaA gene encoding lipid IV(A) 3-deoxy-D-manno-octulosonic acid transferase; amino-acid sequence: MNRFLYSVLLYLLLPVLILYLAFRAAKSPGYRARWGERFGLTKLKPSEILIHCVSMGETLAAIPLIKHILQAYPSVSITVTTTSPTGSAEVIKAFGDSVQHCYLPFDLPICVNRFIKQLAPKCCIIMETELWPNFVHQATKSGVKLMLANARLSSQSALQYQKRINLSRPMLQSLDMIAAQSDQAAERFMDLGVSPDRIEVCGSVKFDLTIPAGQMAQAKQLRQQWRDKSVPVWIAGSVHLGEFEAILLAHKRLLISKPDALLVIVPRHPEQFNLAAEKIIASGLSLARRSQQDEVNASIQVLLGDTMGELLTFYGAADQAFVGGTLIDNGGHNPLEPAAFGVPVYVGPKHWDFAEITGLLNEAGALTMISSAEELADELMAKFNDPLAYQAASQSCLRVVDANKGALKQQFELACQLIDAV